A single region of the Sceloporus undulatus isolate JIND9_A2432 ecotype Alabama unplaced genomic scaffold, SceUnd_v1.1 scaffold_24, whole genome shotgun sequence genome encodes:
- the LOC121917592 gene encoding N-acetyllactosaminide beta-1,3-N-acetylglucosaminyltransferase 2-like: protein MKESRCLTVATALLTLVALKAYMEWSAEQEEGFPTPHGVGWHSSSITPAQPLSEDLPVFVPQHFNASLQQLRQSIPKTKAYWNEKQHRNFRILEGDLEANASWNECFGPGTADRVAKIKDFGSYSELYRNFILYDECRTFPLLLNQPTKCTTSGKNHTFLLLAIKSLPGNFAARQAIRDTWGHEGAPGGLLVRTVFLLGTAQSRSGPRLQRLVEYESQTFGDILMWDFEDTFFNLTLKDYLFLNWTLEHCRKVRFILKGDDDVFINMPKVLDFLGSLDVQKPLYTGQVMANASPFRVRKSKYYVPESYYVGPYPAYAGGGGYIFSGPLAQWLHLVSRHIAFYPIDDVYTGLCFQALGIRPESHPGFQTFDIAEKDRDDPCVHSRLLLVHRRSPQQTLQLWKQITNPELKC from the coding sequence ATGAAAGAATCCCGGTGCCTGACGGTGGCCACTGCTTTGCTGACGCTGGTAGCCCTCAAGGCCTACATGGAATGGAGTGCTGAGCAGGAGGAGGGCTTCCCAACCCCTCATGGAGTCGGCTGGCACAGCAGCTCCATCACGCCCGCCCAGCCCTTGAGTGAAGACCTGCCAGTCTTTGTTCCACAACACTTCAATGCTTCCTTGCAGCAGCTGCGCCAAAGCATCCCAAAGACCAAAGCCTATTGGAATGAGAAACAACACCGTAACTTCCGAATCCTCGAGGGGGACTTGGAGGCCAATGCTTCATGGAACGAATGCTTTGGTCCCGGAACAGCAGACAGAGTGGCCAAGATCAAAGATTTTGGGTCCTACTCAGAGCTTTACAGGAATTTCATTTTATACGATGAATGCCGGACCTTTCCGCTCTTGCTCAACCAGCCAACCAAGTGCACCACCAGTGGCAAGAACCACACCTTCCTACTCTTAGCCATCAAATCTTTGCCTGGCAACTTTGCTGCCCGTCAGGCCATCCGGGACACGTGGGGGCATGAGGGTGCCCCTGGGGGTTTACTAGTCCGCACCGTTTTCTTGTTGGGCACAGCCCAGAGCCGTTCTGGGCCTCGCTTGCAACGGCTGGTAGAATACGAGAGCCAGACTTTTGGTGACATCTTAATGTGGGACTTTGAGGACACCTTCTTCAACTTGACGCTGAAGGACTACCTCTTTCTCAACTGGACCCTAGAACATTGCCGGAAGGTCCGTTTCATTCTCAAGGGGGATGATGACGTTTTTATCAACATGCCCAAGGTCTTGGATTTCCTTGGCTCTTTAGATGTTCAAAAGCCACTGTACACGGGCCAAGTGATGGCCAATGCGTCACCATTCCGCGTTCGCAAAAGCAAGTACTATGTGCCAGAATCGTACTACGTAGGGCCTTACCCAGCCTATGCAGGCGGTGGTGGCTACATCTTCTCGGGACCACTAGCCCAGTGGCTTCACCTTGTTTCTCGACACATAGCCTTTTACCCTATTGATGATGTTTACACAGGCCTTTGCTTCCAAGCCCTGGGTATCCGCCCAGAGtcccatcctggcttccagacctttgataTCGCAGAGAAGGACCGTGATGATCCCTGTGTGCATAGCAGACTACTTTTGGTGCACCGACGTAGCCCTCAGCAGACCCTTCAACTCTGGAAACAAATTACAAACCCAGAACTCAAGTGCTGA
- the LOC121917591 gene encoding 2-oxoisovalerate dehydrogenase subunit alpha, mitochondrial isoform X1, with translation MAAAASSSLRSGLRALRRRIWLTGASSTRGLRVGGSLQQQEEFTSLEEKPQFPGASAEFVDRLEFIQPNVISGIPIYRVMDRQGQIVNLSEDPQLPKEQVLKFYKSMTLLNTMDRILYESQRQGRISFYMTNYGEEGTHIGSAAALDDTDLVFGQYREAGVLMHRGYPLDLFMAQCYGNASDPGKGRQMPVHYGCKDLHFVTISSPLATQIPQAVGSAYAIKRENTNRIVICYFGEGAASEGDAHAGFNFAATLECPIIFFCRNNGYAISTPTSEQYRGDGIAARGPGYGIHSIRVDGNDVFAVYNATKEARRRAVAENQPFLIEAMTYRIGHHSTSDDSSAYRSVDEVNYWDKQDHPISRLRHYMVGRGWWDEEQEKIWRKKSRKRVMEAFEEAERKLKPKPQLLFSDVYSEMPWHIQKQQESLERHLKQYGEHYPLDHYEK, from the exons ATGGCGGCCGCCGCGTCGTCGTCGCTTCGATCGGGGCTGAGGGCGCTGAGGAGGCGAATATGGCTAACAGGGGCTTCTTCGACTCGGGGGCTCCGTGTTGGA GGATCCCTCCAACAACAGGAAGAGTTTACCTCGCTTGAGGagaaaccacagttcccaggtgCTTCAGCTGAGTTTGTAGACAGGCTTGAGTTCATCCAGCCCAATGTGATTTCGGGGATTCCCATCTACCGGGTCATGGACCGGCAGGGGCAGATCGTCAATCTCAGTGAAGATCCTCAG CTTCCCAAGGAGCAAGTCTTAAAATTCTACAAGAGCATGACCCTTCTGAACACCATGGATCGGATCCTCTATGAGTCACAGAGACAG GGGCGAATATCTTTTTACATGACCAATTACGGGGAGGAAGGCACACACATCGGCAGTGCGGCCGCCCTTGACGACACTGACCTTGTGTTTGGACAGTATCGGGAAGCAG GTGTACTGATGCACAGGGGATATCCTCTGGACCTGTtcatggcacagtgctatggCAATGCCAGTGACCCTGGGAAAGGCCGTCAGATGCCTGTGCATTATGGCTGCAAGGACTTGCATTTTGTTACAATATCATCCCCACTAGCTACTCAGATCCCACAAG CTGTTGGCTCTGCCTATGCCATCAAGAGGGAGAATACCAACCGGATTGTGATCTGCTACTTCGGGGAGGGTGCTGCCAGTGAGGGTGATGCCCATGCGGGTTTCAACTTTGCTGCCACCCTTgagtgccccattattttcttttgtcGGAACAATGGTTACGCCATCTCCACACCAACATCTGAGCAGTACCGCGGCGATGGAATTG CTGCCAGGGGTCCTGGCTATGGCATCCACTCCATCCGGGTGGATGGTAATGATGTCTTTGCCGTGTACAATGCCACCAAGGAGGCTCGGCGCCGTGCTGTGGCAGAGAACCAGCCATTTCTCATTGAAGCCATGACCTACAG GATTGGGCATCATAGCACAAGTGACGACAGCTCTGCTTACCGCTCAGTGGATGAAGTCAACTATTGGGACAAACAAGACCATCCTATCTCTCGTCTCCGTCACTATATGGTGGGACGAGGCTGGTGGGACGAGGAGCAGGAGAAGATCTGGCGCAAGAAATCCCGTAAAAGA GTGATGGAGGCCTTCGAAGAGGCAGAACGCAAGTTGAAGCCCAAACCTCAGCTCCTCTTCTCAGATGTGTACTCTGAGATGCCTTGGCACATCCAGAAGCAGCAGGAATCTTTGGAGCGTCACCTCAAGCAATATGGTGAACACTATCCCTTGGACCATTATGAGAAGTGA
- the LOC121917591 gene encoding 2-oxoisovalerate dehydrogenase subunit alpha, mitochondrial isoform X2, whose product MLHLKGSLQQQEEFTSLEEKPQFPGASAEFVDRLEFIQPNVISGIPIYRVMDRQGQIVNLSEDPQLPKEQVLKFYKSMTLLNTMDRILYESQRQGRISFYMTNYGEEGTHIGSAAALDDTDLVFGQYREAGVLMHRGYPLDLFMAQCYGNASDPGKGRQMPVHYGCKDLHFVTISSPLATQIPQAVGSAYAIKRENTNRIVICYFGEGAASEGDAHAGFNFAATLECPIIFFCRNNGYAISTPTSEQYRGDGIAARGPGYGIHSIRVDGNDVFAVYNATKEARRRAVAENQPFLIEAMTYRIGHHSTSDDSSAYRSVDEVNYWDKQDHPISRLRHYMVGRGWWDEEQEKIWRKKSRKRVMEAFEEAERKLKPKPQLLFSDVYSEMPWHIQKQQESLERHLKQYGEHYPLDHYEK is encoded by the exons ATGTTACATCTTAAG GGATCCCTCCAACAACAGGAAGAGTTTACCTCGCTTGAGGagaaaccacagttcccaggtgCTTCAGCTGAGTTTGTAGACAGGCTTGAGTTCATCCAGCCCAATGTGATTTCGGGGATTCCCATCTACCGGGTCATGGACCGGCAGGGGCAGATCGTCAATCTCAGTGAAGATCCTCAG CTTCCCAAGGAGCAAGTCTTAAAATTCTACAAGAGCATGACCCTTCTGAACACCATGGATCGGATCCTCTATGAGTCACAGAGACAG GGGCGAATATCTTTTTACATGACCAATTACGGGGAGGAAGGCACACACATCGGCAGTGCGGCCGCCCTTGACGACACTGACCTTGTGTTTGGACAGTATCGGGAAGCAG GTGTACTGATGCACAGGGGATATCCTCTGGACCTGTtcatggcacagtgctatggCAATGCCAGTGACCCTGGGAAAGGCCGTCAGATGCCTGTGCATTATGGCTGCAAGGACTTGCATTTTGTTACAATATCATCCCCACTAGCTACTCAGATCCCACAAG CTGTTGGCTCTGCCTATGCCATCAAGAGGGAGAATACCAACCGGATTGTGATCTGCTACTTCGGGGAGGGTGCTGCCAGTGAGGGTGATGCCCATGCGGGTTTCAACTTTGCTGCCACCCTTgagtgccccattattttcttttgtcGGAACAATGGTTACGCCATCTCCACACCAACATCTGAGCAGTACCGCGGCGATGGAATTG CTGCCAGGGGTCCTGGCTATGGCATCCACTCCATCCGGGTGGATGGTAATGATGTCTTTGCCGTGTACAATGCCACCAAGGAGGCTCGGCGCCGTGCTGTGGCAGAGAACCAGCCATTTCTCATTGAAGCCATGACCTACAG GATTGGGCATCATAGCACAAGTGACGACAGCTCTGCTTACCGCTCAGTGGATGAAGTCAACTATTGGGACAAACAAGACCATCCTATCTCTCGTCTCCGTCACTATATGGTGGGACGAGGCTGGTGGGACGAGGAGCAGGAGAAGATCTGGCGCAAGAAATCCCGTAAAAGA GTGATGGAGGCCTTCGAAGAGGCAGAACGCAAGTTGAAGCCCAAACCTCAGCTCCTCTTCTCAGATGTGTACTCTGAGATGCCTTGGCACATCCAGAAGCAGCAGGAATCTTTGGAGCGTCACCTCAAGCAATATGGTGAACACTATCCCTTGGACCATTATGAGAAGTGA